DNA from Sorangium aterium:
GTCGACACCGCGTCGAGGTCCACCTCCTCGTCCGGGATCCTCACGCCGAAGCGCTGCTCGATGAACACGAGCACCCGCGTCAGCGACATCGAGTCGAAGCCGGACCCGCCCGCGAAGAGGTCCTCGTCCAGGGCGAGCGGCGCCTTGCGCAGCAGGATCTCCTTGGCGATATGGTCGTGCAGCGCGCGCCGCACCGTGTCGAGATCGTAGGTCACCGCGGTGGTCCCTTTCCGGCCGGAGCCCGGGCGCTCAGCCGATGGCCGGCGTCGCCTTGCGGGCAAGATAGTCGATGAGGTCGATCTTGGACACGACGCCGAGCACCGTCTCCTTGTCGACGACGAGCGCGATCTTCGCGTCGCTCAGGACGCCCTTCAGGAGCTCGACCTTCGTCGCGGGCGTCACGGTCGCATAGTCGCTCTCGACGAGCCCGCCGATGCTCGAGTCGAGCGTGCCGCTCCCCGTCACGAGGTGCCGGAGCAGGTCGATCTCGTGGACCATCCCGCGCAGCTTGCCGTCCTGGGTCACCGGGAGCTGGCTTATCCCGTGCGATTTCATCATGT
Protein-coding regions in this window:
- a CDS encoding acyl carrier protein → MTYDLDTVRRALHDHIAKEILLRKAPLALDEDLFAGGSGFDSMSLTRVLVFIEQRFGVRIPDEEVDLDAVSTVDSMARFVAGRIAAAQG